A single genomic interval of Amycolatopsis albispora harbors:
- a CDS encoding sensor histidine kinase, translating to MPADLPLEQPVELKLLRYWELFYLFALLAGLVALQLQDGPSPGARAGASVLLVAGFAWYWWFGHRPLVRYEGEVPAKVGALAVAGVLACFFGSLLLVPGAAWVTPSVISQVFWLLPLRAAVVAVVLISFVPGLVSLSDGGDLSEQLATTIPAGVIFCSLALMLGLFIHRIAQQKEEQAVLIERLAASRSEVARLSHEAGTAAERERLAREIHDTLAQGFTSIVALVQAIESELDTDPAAARRHLELTARTARENLDEARSMVAALTPSALAAGSLADAVRRQAERLDAETPLTVTCRVAEGLPKLSTAAEVVLLRATQEALHNVRRHAHATTVALDLSIVDGNVRLSVRDDGVGFDPAAPGTGYGLTGMRTRARQVGGELTVHSGEKGGTELVVEVPG from the coding sequence GTGCCTGCTGACCTTCCGCTGGAGCAACCGGTCGAACTGAAGTTGCTGCGCTACTGGGAGCTGTTCTACCTGTTCGCGCTGCTCGCCGGGCTGGTCGCGCTGCAGTTGCAGGACGGCCCGTCACCCGGCGCCCGCGCGGGTGCCTCGGTGCTGCTGGTGGCCGGGTTCGCCTGGTACTGGTGGTTCGGCCACCGGCCGCTGGTGCGGTACGAGGGCGAGGTGCCCGCGAAGGTGGGCGCGCTGGCGGTGGCCGGCGTGCTCGCCTGCTTCTTCGGCTCGCTGCTGCTGGTGCCGGGCGCCGCCTGGGTCACGCCGTCGGTGATCTCGCAGGTGTTCTGGCTGCTGCCGCTGCGCGCGGCGGTGGTGGCGGTGGTGCTGATCAGCTTCGTGCCGGGCCTGGTCTCGCTCAGCGACGGCGGTGACCTCTCCGAGCAGCTCGCCACCACCATCCCGGCCGGGGTGATCTTCTGCTCGCTGGCGCTGATGCTCGGGTTGTTCATCCACCGCATCGCGCAGCAGAAGGAGGAGCAGGCGGTCCTGATCGAACGGCTGGCGGCCAGCCGGTCCGAGGTGGCCAGGCTGTCGCACGAGGCGGGCACGGCGGCCGAGCGCGAGCGGCTGGCCAGGGAGATCCACGACACGCTGGCGCAGGGCTTCACCAGCATCGTGGCGCTGGTGCAGGCGATCGAGTCCGAACTGGACACCGATCCGGCGGCGGCGCGGCGGCACCTGGAGCTGACCGCGCGGACCGCGCGGGAGAACCTCGACGAGGCACGCTCGATGGTGGCCGCGCTGACGCCGTCGGCACTGGCCGCGGGCTCGCTCGCCGACGCGGTGCGGCGGCAGGCGGAGCGGCTGGACGCCGAAACCCCGCTCACCGTCACCTGCCGGGTCGCCGAAGGGCTGCCGAAGCTGTCCACCGCGGCGGAGGTGGTGCTGCTGCGGGCGACGCAGGAGGCGCTGCACAACGTCCGGCGGCACGCGCACGCCACCACGGTGGCCCTCGACCTGTCTATTGTGGACGGCAACGTGCGACTGTCGGTGCGTGACGACGGCGTCGGCTTCGACCCGGCGGCACCCGGTACCGGGTACGGCCTGACCGGCATGCGGACCAGGGCCCGTCAGGTCGGCGGCGAGCTGACCGTCCACAGTGGAGAAAAGGGCGGGACCGAGCTGGTGGTGGAGGTGCCGGGGTGA
- the serC gene encoding phosphoserine transaminase, whose translation MTDVAALTIPEDLKPADGRFGCGPSKVRAEQLAHLAAEGAGLLGTSHRQKPVKSLVGRVRAGLSELFSLPDGYEVVLGNGGTTAFWDAAAFGLVRERAQHFTYGEFSSKFATVTKGAPFLADPIVVKSDPGTAPEIAYQAGADLVGWAHNETSTGVAVPVRRPEGSQGALVAIDATSGAGGLPVKAEDFDVYYFAPQKSFASDGGLWLALMSPAAVERVGEIGGSDRWIPEFLSLTTALDNSRKDQTYNTPAVATLFLLADQIEWMLGNGGLEWTTSRTAESSTRLYQWAEKTSYTTPFVADAALRSQVVGTVDFTDEVDAAAVAKVLRANGIVDVEPYRKLGRNQLRVGMFPAIDPDDITKLTQSVEWVVEHLS comes from the coding sequence ATGACCGACGTCGCAGCGTTGACCATTCCGGAAGACCTCAAGCCCGCTGACGGCCGCTTCGGCTGCGGACCGTCCAAGGTGCGCGCGGAGCAGCTCGCCCACCTGGCCGCCGAAGGGGCCGGCCTGCTCGGCACCTCCCACCGCCAGAAGCCGGTGAAGTCGCTGGTCGGCCGGGTGCGCGCGGGGTTGTCCGAGTTGTTCTCGCTGCCCGATGGCTACGAGGTGGTGCTGGGCAACGGCGGCACCACGGCGTTCTGGGACGCGGCCGCGTTCGGCCTGGTCCGCGAGCGCGCCCAGCACTTCACCTACGGCGAGTTCTCCTCGAAGTTCGCCACGGTGACCAAGGGCGCGCCGTTCCTGGCCGACCCGATCGTGGTCAAGTCGGACCCGGGCACCGCGCCGGAGATCGCCTACCAGGCCGGGGCGGACCTGGTCGGCTGGGCGCACAACGAGACCTCGACCGGGGTCGCCGTGCCGGTCCGCCGCCCGGAGGGCAGCCAAGGCGCGCTGGTCGCGATCGACGCCACCTCGGGTGCCGGTGGGCTGCCGGTCAAGGCCGAGGACTTCGACGTCTACTACTTCGCGCCGCAGAAGTCCTTCGCCTCGGACGGCGGCCTGTGGCTGGCGCTGATGTCGCCCGCCGCGGTCGAGCGGGTCGGCGAGATCGGCGGCTCGGACCGCTGGATCCCGGAGTTCCTGTCGCTGACCACCGCGCTGGACAACTCGCGCAAGGACCAGACCTACAACACCCCGGCGGTGGCCACGCTGTTCCTGCTGGCCGACCAGATCGAGTGGATGCTGGGCAACGGCGGTCTCGAGTGGACCACCTCGCGCACGGCCGAGTCCTCGACCCGGCTGTACCAGTGGGCGGAGAAGACCTCGTACACCACGCCCTTCGTCGCCGACGCGGCGCTGCGCTCGCAGGTGGTCGGCACGGTCGACTTCACCGACGAGGTGGACGCCGCCGCGGTGGCGAAGGTGCTGCGCGCGAACGGCATCGTGGACGTGGAGCCGTACCGGAAGCTGGGGCGCAACCAGCTGCGGGTCGGCATGTTCCCGGCCATCGACCCGGACGACATCACCAAGCTCACCCAGTCCGTCGAATGGGTTGTCGAGCACCTGTCCTGA
- a CDS encoding glycosyltransferase 87 family protein yields MTRSIEPGSRSRRPLAVLVAAELVLLAVVLVWKRLDGLDLDVYRIGAEAFFTSGDPYGPLPPTRNGTWLPFTYPPFAAIAFAPLLVIPLDVALVAITVVGVLALGVVIALSLADYQPKLLATGAAVLAVQAVALVSEPVRATLGFGQINLVLMVLVAVDLLAVRRGRGVLLGVAAAVKLTPAAFVLFFLLEKDFKAAGRAMLAFAGCAAAAWLISPSASAHYWTELVFAGERIGDPGYIGNQSLRGMIARFGLDPGTQTVVWALAVVVVLGLTALVVRRSLTGGNRVLAMFACALGALLMSPVSWTHHWVWSGPVVGLLVLLALRDGNRVRQVVLLVLAAVSVYVFVDSPLWNHREVWPLRESYVLLGALLLGAVAWVASGRRTARAE; encoded by the coding sequence GTGACGCGCAGTATCGAACCGGGCAGCCGGAGCCGCCGCCCGCTCGCCGTGCTGGTGGCCGCCGAGCTGGTGCTGCTGGCCGTGGTGCTGGTGTGGAAGCGGCTGGACGGGCTCGACCTGGACGTCTACCGGATCGGCGCGGAGGCCTTCTTCACCAGCGGTGATCCGTACGGGCCGCTGCCGCCGACCCGCAACGGCACCTGGCTGCCGTTCACCTACCCGCCGTTCGCCGCGATCGCCTTCGCGCCGCTGCTGGTGATCCCGCTGGACGTGGCGCTGGTCGCGATCACCGTGGTCGGCGTGCTCGCGCTCGGCGTGGTCATCGCGCTGAGCCTCGCCGACTACCAGCCGAAACTGCTCGCCACCGGGGCCGCCGTGCTGGCCGTGCAGGCGGTCGCACTGGTCAGCGAGCCGGTGCGGGCCACGCTCGGCTTCGGCCAGATCAACCTGGTGCTGATGGTGCTGGTCGCGGTGGACCTGCTGGCCGTCCGCCGCGGTCGCGGGGTGCTGCTCGGGGTGGCGGCCGCGGTCAAGCTGACCCCGGCCGCCTTTGTGCTGTTCTTCCTGCTGGAGAAGGACTTCAAGGCGGCGGGCCGGGCGATGCTGGCCTTCGCGGGCTGCGCGGCGGCGGCCTGGCTGATCTCACCTTCGGCGTCCGCGCACTACTGGACCGAGCTGGTTTTCGCCGGTGAGCGGATCGGTGACCCCGGGTACATCGGCAACCAGTCGCTGCGCGGCATGATCGCGCGCTTCGGACTGGACCCCGGGACGCAGACCGTGGTGTGGGCGCTCGCGGTCGTGGTGGTGCTGGGGCTGACCGCGCTGGTCGTGCGGCGATCGCTGACCGGCGGCAACCGCGTGCTCGCGATGTTCGCCTGCGCGCTCGGCGCGCTGCTGATGTCGCCGGTGTCCTGGACCCACCACTGGGTGTGGAGCGGGCCGGTGGTCGGGCTGCTGGTGCTGCTGGCCCTGCGCGACGGCAACCGGGTGCGGCAGGTGGTGCTGCTGGTGCTGGCCGCGGTGTCGGTGTACGTGTTCGTGGACAGTCCACTGTGGAACCACCGCGAGGTGTGGCCGCTGCGCGAGAGCTACGTGCTGCTCGGCGCGCTGCTGCTGGGCGCGGTGGCGTGGGTCGCTTCAGGTCGCCGGACCGCGCGGGCAGAATGA
- a CDS encoding response regulator transcription factor has translation MIRILLVDDHPVVREGLRGMLDTEPDLTVVGEAGSGEEAVAQSRVKEPDVVLMDLRMPGLDGVGATRQILRADPSRRVVVLTTYETDADILRAVEAGAAGYLLKDASRAELAGAIRAAARGETVLAPSVAGRLVKQVRTPTGPQLSPREVEVLHLVARGHTNGEIGRALHISEATVKTHLLRVFGKLDVSDRTAAVTTAMSLGLLPPA, from the coding sequence GTGATCCGGATCCTGCTGGTGGACGACCATCCCGTGGTGCGGGAGGGGCTGCGCGGCATGCTCGACACCGAGCCGGACCTGACCGTGGTCGGCGAGGCGGGCTCCGGCGAGGAAGCCGTGGCGCAGAGCCGGGTCAAGGAACCCGACGTGGTGCTGATGGACCTGCGCATGCCGGGACTCGACGGCGTCGGCGCCACCCGGCAGATCCTGCGCGCGGATCCGTCGCGCCGCGTGGTCGTGCTGACCACCTACGAAACCGACGCCGACATCCTGCGCGCGGTCGAGGCGGGCGCCGCCGGTTACCTGCTCAAGGACGCTTCACGCGCCGAGCTCGCCGGGGCCATCCGGGCGGCGGCGCGGGGTGAGACCGTGCTGGCGCCGTCGGTGGCCGGGCGGCTGGTCAAGCAGGTGCGCACCCCCACCGGCCCGCAGCTTTCGCCGCGGGAGGTGGAGGTGCTGCACCTGGTCGCCCGTGGGCACACGAACGGTGAGATCGGGCGGGCCCTGCACATCAGCGAGGCCACCGTGAAAACGCACCTGCTGCGGGTGTTCGGCAAGCTCGACGTCTCCGACCGCACGGCGGCGGTCACCACCGCGATGTCGCTGGGCCTGCTGCCACCCGCCTGA
- a CDS encoding amidohydrolase family protein, with the protein MASSRREFLRTVSVGAASLVLPAALAGPARAGRLEWTVLAGATVIDATGAPARPDTAVVLAGDTIAWVGPRHLAPRGQVVELAGKYLVPGLWDMHSHLSERAVERIVPPSHVVNGVTGVREMWGTAETHLVRGKIERGELLGPRMVVGSGIIDGPVSRLGPPVRSVSTPDEARAVVREEQALGAEFVKTYSYLGAPEFRAVMAEARIPVTGHWPYRVPYGEVVEAGYRSFEHLFGLPIATARGRDDFQSRLDAIPFDAADPRAFFLRAQEIERLASLDHDPVRAAELFAAKKARGCWISPTLRVNQVMSSPAETFAVDERLKYIWPAAREAWKTAVTAYAPVTPEQIEQQKVFFRQRQDLVAAAYEAGVGVITGTDCGNPYCYPGSGVHDELELLAGAGLSPMSVLQVATRDATRFLGIEDQVGTVTAGKVADLLVLDANPLAAAANFRRIHAVVTRGRYLGPADRSRILAEVETAASETVLSSARRVGCGCFT; encoded by the coding sequence ATGGCGAGTTCACGGCGGGAGTTCCTGCGCACGGTTTCGGTGGGCGCGGCGAGCCTGGTGCTGCCCGCGGCGCTCGCCGGACCGGCGCGGGCCGGTCGCCTGGAGTGGACCGTGCTGGCCGGGGCCACCGTGATCGACGCGACCGGCGCGCCGGCCAGGCCGGACACCGCGGTGGTGCTCGCCGGGGACACCATCGCCTGGGTCGGCCCGCGTCACCTGGCGCCCCGCGGCCAGGTGGTCGAGCTGGCGGGCAAGTACCTCGTGCCCGGGTTGTGGGACATGCACTCGCACCTTTCGGAGCGTGCCGTCGAGCGGATCGTGCCACCGTCCCATGTGGTCAATGGCGTGACCGGGGTGCGGGAGATGTGGGGCACCGCGGAAACCCACCTGGTGCGCGGGAAGATCGAGCGGGGTGAGCTGCTCGGGCCGCGCATGGTGGTGGGCAGCGGCATCATCGACGGCCCGGTGAGCAGGCTCGGGCCGCCGGTGCGCTCGGTGTCCACTCCGGACGAGGCGCGGGCGGTGGTGCGCGAGGAGCAGGCGCTCGGCGCCGAGTTCGTCAAGACCTACTCCTATCTCGGGGCGCCGGAATTCCGTGCGGTGATGGCCGAAGCGCGGATTCCGGTGACCGGGCACTGGCCGTACCGCGTGCCCTACGGCGAGGTGGTCGAAGCCGGTTACCGCAGCTTCGAGCACCTCTTCGGGTTGCCGATCGCGACCGCTCGTGGTCGTGACGACTTCCAGTCGCGATTGGACGCCATTCCGTTCGACGCGGCCGACCCGAGGGCATTTTTCCTGCGGGCGCAGGAGATCGAGCGGCTGGCGTCGCTCGACCACGACCCGGTGCGCGCGGCGGAACTGTTCGCCGCCAAGAAGGCGCGCGGCTGCTGGATTTCGCCGACGCTGCGGGTGAACCAGGTGATGTCGTCACCCGCCGAAACCTTCGCCGTGGACGAGCGCCTCAAGTACATCTGGCCCGCGGCGCGGGAGGCCTGGAAAACCGCGGTCACCGCGTACGCGCCGGTCACCCCGGAGCAGATCGAGCAGCAGAAGGTGTTCTTCCGCCAGCGACAGGACCTGGTCGCCGCCGCGTACGAGGCCGGGGTCGGCGTGATCACCGGGACCGACTGCGGGAATCCGTACTGCTACCCGGGTTCCGGCGTGCACGACGAACTGGAGCTGCTGGCCGGCGCCGGGCTGTCGCCGATGTCGGTGCTGCAGGTGGCCACCCGCGACGCGACCCGGTTCCTCGGCATCGAGGACCAGGTCGGCACGGTCACCGCGGGCAAGGTGGCGGACCTGCTGGTGCTCGACGCGAACCCGCTCGCCGCGGCCGCCAACTTCCGCCGGATCCACGCGGTGGTGACGCGCGGGCGGTACCTCGGCCCGGCCGACCGGAGCCGGATACTGGCCGAGGTGGAAACCGCGGCGAGCGAGACCGTGCTCAGCTCGGCGCGCCGCGTCGGCTGCGGGTGCTTCACGTGA
- a CDS encoding serine hydrolase domain-containing protein produces MLPTTEFALLRRIATEQSANRAPSLVAAVVRDGEIVWSGARGTVGGDAPDDDTQYRLGSITKSIVAAEVLRLRDEGKLDLNDALDKHVPGTALGGQTVAQLLSHTGGITAESPGSWWERSPGGDWAALDASLGADEIKLRPGSRFHYSNVGYGVLGELIARLRGTSWLDALRTGVLNPLGMTRTSPHPEGKHAEGWAVHPFADVLLPEPSPDAGAMAPAGQLWSTVRDLATWTAFVGGRTGEVLRPETVAEMREMAAVDDGDAWTVGYGLGFQVLRHNGRRLAGHTGSMPGFLATTLIDPATQTGALAMTNTTSGVAILSLAVDLLTIADDYEPRLPAEWRPSEVEPELLALTGLWHWGPTPYHLRVLPGGWLDLSPASGSGRASRFRPQPDGTFTGLDGYYTGETLRVVKDTDGTVTHLDLATFIFTRTPYDPAAPVPGGVDPKGWRIG; encoded by the coding sequence ATGCTCCCTACGACCGAGTTCGCCCTGCTGCGCCGCATCGCCACCGAGCAGTCCGCCAACCGCGCGCCGTCACTGGTCGCGGCCGTCGTCCGCGACGGCGAGATCGTCTGGTCGGGTGCGCGTGGCACGGTCGGCGGCGACGCGCCGGACGACGACACCCAGTACCGCCTCGGCTCGATCACCAAGTCCATCGTGGCCGCCGAGGTGCTGCGCCTGCGTGACGAGGGCAAGCTCGACCTGAACGACGCGCTGGACAAGCACGTGCCCGGCACCGCGCTCGGCGGCCAGACCGTCGCGCAGCTGCTCTCGCACACCGGCGGGATCACCGCCGAGTCGCCCGGTTCGTGGTGGGAGCGCAGCCCCGGCGGTGACTGGGCCGCGCTCGACGCGAGCCTCGGCGCCGACGAGATCAAGCTGCGGCCCGGCTCGCGGTTCCACTACTCCAACGTCGGTTACGGCGTGCTCGGTGAGCTGATCGCGCGCCTGCGCGGCACGTCGTGGCTGGACGCGCTGCGCACCGGCGTGCTGAACCCGCTCGGCATGACCAGGACCAGCCCGCACCCCGAGGGCAAGCACGCCGAGGGCTGGGCCGTGCACCCGTTCGCCGACGTGTTGCTGCCCGAGCCGTCGCCGGACGCCGGCGCCATGGCGCCCGCCGGGCAGCTCTGGTCCACCGTGCGTGACCTGGCCACCTGGACGGCCTTTGTCGGCGGGCGCACCGGCGAGGTGCTGCGCCCGGAGACCGTCGCCGAGATGCGTGAGATGGCCGCGGTCGACGACGGCGACGCCTGGACCGTCGGCTACGGCCTCGGCTTCCAGGTGCTCCGGCACAACGGGCGGCGGCTGGCCGGGCACACCGGCTCGATGCCCGGCTTCCTGGCCACCACGCTGATCGACCCGGCCACCCAGACGGGCGCGCTGGCGATGACCAACACCACCTCGGGCGTGGCCATCCTGTCGCTGGCGGTGGACCTGCTCACCATCGCCGACGACTACGAGCCGCGGCTGCCTGCCGAATGGCGGCCGTCCGAGGTCGAGCCGGAGTTGCTCGCGCTGACCGGCCTGTGGCACTGGGGCCCGACGCCGTACCACCTGCGGGTGCTGCCCGGCGGCTGGCTGGACCTGAGCCCGGCGAGCGGTTCGGGGCGGGCTTCGCGGTTCCGCCCGCAGCCGGACGGCACCTTCACCGGCCTCGACGGGTACTACACCGGCGAGACGCTGCGTGTGGTCAAGGACACCGACGGTACGGTCACCCATCTCGACCTGGCGACCTTCATCTTCACCCGCACCCCGTACGACCCGGCGGCGCCGGTGCCGGGCGGGGTTGACCCGAAGGGCTGGCGGATCGGGTGA